A window of the Mesorhizobium opportunistum WSM2075 genome harbors these coding sequences:
- a CDS encoding helix-turn-helix transcriptional regulator — protein MPEPDHIMRLKTVLARTGLSRSTIYRKIAEGSFPAQIKISITGAGWRESDVNRWIADPVAWRKER, from the coding sequence ATGCCCGAGCCGGATCATATCATGCGCCTCAAAACCGTCCTTGCCCGGACCGGCCTGTCCCGTTCAACCATCTATCGCAAGATCGCCGAAGGCTCGTTCCCGGCCCAGATCAAGATAAGCATCACTGGGGCGGGCTGGCGGGAATCCGATGTGAACCGATGGATCGCTGATCCCGTTGCATGGCGAAAAGAGCGTTAG
- a CDS encoding phasin has product MSRTKTAETIENVEFPSFDASKATDQIRAFAEKGVEQSKEAYAKLKTGAEETQKALESTYETAKTVSGDLSLKTIAALRANAEAGFSHLEALIGAKSLSEVVELQTAFLRKRVEMTVEQAKDFQAVASKAAEDVSKPIKTAFEKAVKDIKAA; this is encoded by the coding sequence ATGTCCAGGACCAAGACCGCCGAGACGATCGAAAACGTTGAATTCCCGAGCTTCGACGCTTCCAAGGCCACCGACCAGATCCGCGCTTTCGCCGAAAAGGGCGTTGAGCAGTCGAAAGAGGCCTATGCCAAGCTGAAGACCGGCGCCGAGGAGACCCAGAAGGCTCTGGAGTCGACCTACGAGACCGCCAAGACTGTTTCCGGCGACCTGTCGCTCAAGACCATCGCGGCGCTGCGCGCCAATGCCGAAGCCGGCTTCTCGCACCTTGAAGCCCTGATCGGCGCCAAGTCGCTGTCGGAAGTCGTCGAGCTGCAGACCGCTTTCCTGCGCAAGCGCGTCGAGATGACCGTCGAGCAGGCCAAGGACTTCCAGGCTGTTGCCTCCAAGGCGGCCGAAGACGTCTCCAAGCCGATCAAGACCGCCTTCGAGAAGGCCGTGAAGGACATTAAGGCTGCCTAA
- a CDS encoding helix-turn-helix domain-containing protein, whose product MNIIQCKMARVALGWGTRDLARNAGVSPDTVARFERGEQLKGTTVTALRTTFEAAGIEFIPENGGGPGVRLSRNQS is encoded by the coding sequence ATGAACATCATCCAGTGCAAGATGGCGCGGGTTGCCCTCGGTTGGGGGACGAGAGACTTGGCTCGGAATGCTGGAGTTTCGCCTGATACGGTCGCCCGGTTTGAGCGGGGAGAGCAACTCAAGGGCACTACCGTCACAGCACTCCGGACCACATTTGAAGCCGCTGGGATAGAGTTCATTCCAGAGAATGGCGGCGGCCCTGGCGTTCGTTTGTCTCGCAATCAAAGCTAA